The sequence GGCGGAGTTGCGGGTCAGACGCATCGCGGACGCGTAGAGCTGGTTGGTGACCGGTACAACGTCGCGCTCGAACCAGTCCTGGCGCTGCTCTTCGGTCATCGTGATCACGTCATCCCCCTCTTGCTGTTCCCCCAGTCACCGTCCGGCCGGAGTACGACGCACCCTTCCCGACGGCTTACGGCATGCTCGCAGGCACCCGGTAAAGGTGCCGTTAAGAGTGGTTGTGCCTGCTCAGGGGGTTCGTCACTGGCTGCGCCAATGGCGGGTGCAACACGCCCTACAGCCGGACAAGTCTCATTATCGTAACATCCTTCCTTCAATTTGGTCGAACATGTGTCTATCATCACATAACCCCAGCTAGCGATACCTTTGGGTCTATGGAATACGTGGATCGACACGACCCCGAGACCCGCTCCTGGGTGGCCGAAGCCATCCGCCGAGTCGAGGCCGACGCCCATAGAAGCTGCGACACCCATCTCCACGTCTTTCCGCTTCCCCCGCGGTGGGGGGTAAACCTCTACCTGAAAGACGAGTCAGTCCACCCCACCGGTTCACTCAAGCACCGGCTCGCGCGCTCCCTGTTCCTGTACGGCCTGGCGAACGGCTGGATCGGTCCCAGCACCACGGTCGTCGAGGCGTCCAGCGGTTCGACGGCGGTGAGCGAGGCCTACTTCGCCCGGCTCATCGGCCTGCCGTTCATCGCGGTGATGCCCGCCTCGACCTCGCCGGAGAAGATCGCGCTGATCGAGTTCTACGGCGGCAAGTGCCACCTGGTGAACGATCCCGGAACCATCTACGAGGAGTCCCACCGGCTGGCCGTGGAGACCGGCGGGCACTTCATGGACCAGTTCACCTACGCCGAGCGGGCCACCGACTGGCGCGGCAACAACAACATCGCCGAGAGCATCTTCAGCCAGATGGAGATGGAGCCCCACCCCGAGCCCACCTGGATCGTGGTCGGCGCCGGCACCGGCGGCACCTCCTCCACCATCGGCCGCTACATCCGCTACCGGCGTTACTCCACCCGCCTGGCCGTGGTCGACCCCGAGGGCTCGGCGTTCTACTCCTCCTGGTGCTCGGGCGACGCCGCGGCCACCGCGCCCGGCTCCCGCATCGAGGGCATCGGCCGTCCCCGCGTGGAGCCGTCCTTCATGCCCACCGTGATCGACCGCATGATCCAGGTCCCCGACGCCCGGTCCATCGCGGCCATGCGCTGGGTCCGCGAGGTCACCGGGCGCGACGTGGGCGGCTCCACCGGCACCAACGTGGCCGCGGCCGTGCAGATCCTGCGGGAGATGCGCCAGGCGGGCGAGCAGGGCAGCGTCGTCACGCTGATCTGCGACGGCGGCGAACGTTACCGGGGCACCTACGACGACGACTCCTGGCTGGCGGAACGGGGCCTGGACATCGCCCCCCATCTGGAGGAGCTGAGGTCCTTCCTCGCCCAGCCCTGACCCCGGCGTCGCGCGCGGAGCCTCCGGCCGTCCCGCGCGCGGGACGGCCGGAGGGAGGAGCCGGGCCGGAAGGACCGGAAGGAGCGGTCAGGCCGCCTTGGCCGGGTCGACCTCGAAGGTCGCGGCCAGGTCGTCGAGGATGGCGTGGGCACCCTGGATGCCGACGGCGCTCATCCAGGTGATGTCGGCGACGTCGTGCTTGGCGCCCTTGAGCTTGCCCCAGAGCGGGTTGGCCTCGAACTTCTTCTTGATCGGCTCGACCGCCGGGTCGGCGTAGGCGGCGACGAAGATGTGGTCGGCGTCGAGCTGGGAGATGTTCTCCTGGCTGACCTCCACCATGATCGTTTCAGTGGTGGTCGGCTGCCCCTCGGGGCGGGGGAAACCGACGTCCTTCAGCACCAGGCCGGAGTAGGAGTTCTCCACGTAGAGGCGGACGGTCGGCTCGCCGGCGAAGCGGGCGACGGTGACGGTGGGCATCTTGCCCTCCTTGGCCTTGATCGACTCGCCGATCGCGGCGGCGCGGTCCTGATAGGCCTTGATCTTCTGCTCGGCGAGCTCCTCCTTGCCCAGGGCCTGACCCATGAGCCTGAGGTTCTCCTTCCAGATGGCCCCCGTGGTCTCGCTGAACACCGTCGGCGCGATCTTCGACAGCTTGTCGTACAGCGCCTCGTGGCGGACCTTGGCCGAGACGATCAGGTCGGGCTTGAGCGCGATGATCTGCTCCAGGCTCGGCTGCTCCAGCGTGCCGACCGGCTTGGCCTCCTTGGCGTGGCCGAGGACCGGGGTCAGGTAGTCGGGGAGCTTGTCGTCGATCGCCCGGTAGGTGGTGAAGCCGACGACGTCGGTCTCCAGGGTCAGCACCGCGTCCACGAAGCTCTGGTCGAGGGCCACGACCCTCTTGGGCTGGGCCGGGATCTGGGCCTCGCCCATGGCGTGCTTCACCGTACGGGGGAACGCCGCCGCGTCGCTCGCCGCCGGAGCCGGGGTCGTCCCGCCGGAGCCGGCCGTCGTGCTGGAGGTGCTCGCCCCACAGGCGGCGAGGCCGAGGGAGAGTACGGCTCCCGCAACGCCCACGGTCAAGGCTCGCAACGCTCTCATCAAGGGTTCCCTTCAAGGTACAGCCAACCTAATTTAGCTTAGCCATACCTAAGCTGACATACTTGTGCGGGATCCGGCAAACGAGAGGAGCGCAGGTGAGCACAGTGGCAGCCGCCACGCGCCCCCCGTCGCGTGGAAGGGCCCGTGCGGTCCACCGGCATCGCCTGCTCGTGCTGGCCGGGCTGTTTGGGGCTCTCGCGATCACGGCCCTGCTGAGCGTCATGATCGGCGCGAAGCCGGTCCCGCCCGCCGACGTGTGGCACGCGCTGACCGGCCCGACCGGCAGCGAGAACGACATCATCATCCGGTCGCTGCGCATCCCCAGGACCGCCGTCGGCGTCCTGGCCGGGATCGCGCTCGGCGTCGCGGGCGCGCTCATGCAGGGGCACACCCGCAACCCGCTGGCCGACCCCGGCCTGCTCGGCGTCACCCAGGGCGCGGCGTTCGCCATGGTGCTCAGCATCATGGTCCTCGGCGTCACCAGCCTCTACGGCTACATCTGGTTCGGCCTGGCCGGAGCCCTGATCGCCAGCGTCGGAGTCTTCGCCCTCGGCATGGCCGGCGGCCGCGGCGCCCCCACCCCCGTGACGCTGGCCCTCGCGGGCACCGCGGTCAGCGCCTTCCTCTACGCCCTCACCTCGGCCCTGGTCCTGATGGACGAGCAGGCCATGGACGTCTTCCGCTTCTGGCAGGCGGGCTCGATCGCGGGCCGGGGCGATGACGTCGTCTGGCAGGTGCTTCCGTTCATCGCCGTCGGCCTGGTCCTGGCCCTGGTCAACGCGCCCGGCCTCAACGCGCTCTCCCTGGGCGAGGACGTCGCCCGCGCCCTCGGCCAGAACGTCACCCTGACCCGCACCGTCGGGGTGGCCGCGATCACGCTGCTCAGCGGGGCCTCGGTCGCGGCCTGCGGCTCGCTGGCCTTCCTCGGCCTGATGGTCCCCCACCTGGCCCGCCCGCTGTCCGGCCCTGACCACCGCTGGCTGCTGCCGTACTCCGGGCTGATCGGCGCCGCGGCCCTGCTCGCCGCCGACGTGATCGGCCGGGTGGTCGCCCGCCCCGGCGAGCTGGAGGTCGGGGTCGTGCTCGCCCTGCTCGGCGCGCCGTTCTTCGTCTTCCTGGTCCGCCGGAGAAAGCCGGTCCGCCTGTGACCTCCTCCCCCGTACGGCTCCCGCACGAACCTCCGGTACGGCCCGCGAACGGACGGTCCCTGCGGCTCGGCTCCGCCTCCTGGCTGCTGCGCCTGCGCTCGGCCACCGTGGCCCTGGTCCTGCTGGCCGCCGCGGTCCTGCTGATGGCGCTCGGCATGCGCATCGGCGACATCCCGATGAGCGTCCCCGAGGTGTTCCAGGCGATCATCGGCGACGGCTCGAACCACTTCGTCGTGATGGAGCTCCGCCTCCCCCGGGCGCTGACCGGCGTCCTCGTCGGCGCGGCGCTGGCCCTGGCCGGCGCGATCACCCAGGCCATCGCCCGCAACCCGCTGGCCAGCCCCGACGTCCTCGGCGTGACCACCGGCTCCAGCGTGACCGTGGTCGCGATCATCGTGGCCGCCGGAAGCACCGCGGGCGGCGCCAGCGGCGCCCTGGCCGAGGTGGGCATCCCCCTCATGGCCCTGGCCGGCGGCCTGGCCGGGGCGCTGATCGTCTACCTGCTGGCCTGGCGCAAGGGGCTGGACGGCTACCGCCTGGTGCTGGTCGGCATCGGCGTCTCGGCGGTGTTCACCAACGTCAAATACTGGCTGCTGACCGTGGGAGACGTCACCGACAGCGGCCGGGCCATGGTCTGGATCAGCGGCTCGCTGAACGGCCGGGGCTGGGAGCACGTGGTCCCCGTCGCGATCGCGCTCGCCGTGCTCATCCCGCTGACCCTGGCCGGCACCCGCTCGCTCGGCGCGCTCCGCTTCGGCGACGACACGGTGACCGGCCTGGGCGTCCGGATGAACCTGGCCAGAGGCCTGATGATCCTCGCCGCCGTCCTGCTCGCGGCGGTGGCCACCTCCGCCGCGGGGCCCATCGCGTTCGTCGCCCTGGCCGCCCCGCAGATCGCGCTGCGCCTGGCCGGGGTGGGCCAGCCGCCGCTGGTCGTCTCGGCCCTCGCCGGAGCCGTCCTCACCGCCGCGGCGGACCTGGTCGCGCGGACCCTGTTCAGCCCCGTCGAGCTGCCGGTGGGCGTGGTCACCGCGGTCCTCGGCGCCCCCTACCTGATCTACCTCTTGATCCGTGTTCGCAGAGAGGCACGTTCGTGAGACTGCAAGCCGTCGACGTCAGGCTGGGCTACGGCGACCGTGTCATCGTCGACGGCCTCGATCTCGGGATCGAGGCCGGAACGGTGACCACGATCATCGGGCCGAACGGGTGTGGCAAGTCCACGCTGCTGCGCGCGCTGGGACGGCTGCTCCGGCCGTCGGGCGGCGAGGTCCTCCTGGACGGCAAGCGCATCGACAGGATGCCCACCAAGGAGGTCGCCAAGGTCCTCGGCGTGCTGCCGCAGGCTCCGACGGCCCCGGAGGGGCTGACCGTGGCCGACCTGGTGGCCCGGGGACGGCACCCGCACCAGACGTGGTACCGGCAGTGGTCCTCCGACGACGAGGCGGCGGTCAGCGAGGCTCTGGCCATGACCGGCCTGCTCGAGCTGGGCGAGCGCCCGCTGGACGAGCTGTCCGGCGGGCAGCGCCAGCGGGCGTGGATCTCGATGGCCCTCGCCCAGGGCACCGACCTGCTCCTGCTCGACGAGCCCACGACCTTCCTCGACCTGGCCCACCAGGTCGAGGTCCTGGAGCTGGTCCGCAGGCTCCACGGCGAGCTCGGCCGCACCGTGGTGATGGTCCTGCACGACCTCAACCTGGCCGCCCGCTACGCCGACCGCCTGGTCGCCATGCGCGGCGGCAAGGTCATCGCCGCCGGGCCGCCGCACGAGGTCCTCACCGAGCCCCTCCTCGCGGAGGTCTTCGACCTGGACGCCAAGGTGATCGAGGACCCCGTAGCCGGAACCCCCCTGGTCGTCCCGGTCGGCGTGCGCCACTAGACCCGGTCGGCGCGGTCAGTCGCCGAGGAGCGTGTCCACGAAGACCTCGGCGTCGAACGGGGCCAGGTCGTCGGGGCCCTCACCCAGGCCGACGAGCTTGACCGGGACGCCCAGCTCGCGCTGGACGGAGATGATGATGCCGCCCTTGGCGGTGCCGTCGAGCTTGGTCAGGGCGATGCCGGTGACGTCCACGACCTCGGCGAACACCCGGGCCTGGCGCATGCCGTTCTGGCCGGTGGTGGCGTCGAGGACGAGCAGGACCTCGTCCACCGTGGCCTTCTTCTCGATGACGCGCTTGACCTTGCCGAGCTCGTCCATCAGGCCGGTCTTGGTGTGCAGCCGCCCGGCGGTGTCCACGATCACCACGTCGACCTTGTCCTCGATGCCCTTGGCCACGGCGTCGAAGGCGATCGACGCGGGGTCGCCCCCCTCGGGACCGCGCACGACCTCGGCCCCGACCCGGTCTCCCCAGGTCTGGAGCTGGTCGGCGGCGGCGGCGCGGAAGGTGTCGGCCGCGCCGAGCACGACCTTGTTGCCGTCGCCGATCAGGGAACGGGCCAGCTTGCCGGTGGTGGTGGTCTTGCCGGTGCCGTTGACGCCGACCACGAGCACCACTGCCGGGCGCTCGCCGTGCGGCTTGACGTGCAGGGTGCGGTCGAGGTCGACGCCGAGCTGGGTGAGCAGCTCTTCCTTGAGCAGGCCGCGCACCTCCTCGGGCGACCGGCTGCCCAGCACCTTCACCCGGGTGCGCAGCTCCTCGACCATCGCCCGGGTGGGCGCGACGCCGACGTCCGCGGTGATCAGGGTCTCCTCGATCTCGTCCCAGGTGTCGTCGTCGAGACGGTCCCGGGAGAGCAGGTCGAGGAGTCCCTTGCCGAGGGTGCTCTGCGAGCGGGCCAGCCGGGCGCGCAGCCGTACCATCCGGCCGGCGGAGGGCGGCGGAACCTCGATGACCGGGGCGACGACCACGGGCTCGGCCGGCTTGACCGGCGGAGGCGGGAGAGTGGTGGTCGCCGCGTCGTCGTCGGTCGCCCCCCGGGGAGGCGCCTGCTCCCCCTCCTTGGGGATCGGCAGCACCTCGGGCGGCTCGACCGGCGGCGGAGCCGTCTTGCCCCCCGGCCTGAACAGCAGGAACACGCCGCCTGCCGCAAGCAGGGCGACGACGACAACGATCGCGATTATGCCGAGATAGGCTTCCACAAGACCACAGTTTTCCAGACGACCCGGGATGCTCCGACCTCCTGGGGTCAGACGGCCTCGTGTTCTCTCAGACGCTGGCTGATGACCTGGGTGACACCGTCTCCCCGCATCGACACTCCGTACAGAGCGTCGGCGATCTCCATCGTGCGCTTCTGGTGGGTGATGATGATGATCTGTGACGTCTGCCGCAGCTCTTCGAACAGGGTCAGCAGGCGCTGGGTGTTGGTGTCGTCCAGCGCGGCCTCGACCTCGTCCATCACGTAGAACGGCGAGGGCCGCGCCTTGAAGATGGAGACGAGGAAGGCGACGGCGGTCAGCGACCGCTCGCCGCCGGACAGCAGCGACAGCCGCTTGACCTTCTTGCCCGGCGGCCGGGCCTCGACCTCGACCCCGGTGGTCAGCATGTTCTCCGGGTCGGTGAGCAGCAGCCTGCCCTCGCCTCCGGGGAACACCCGCGTGAAGATCGTCTCGAACTCGCGGGCCACGTCGTGGTAGGCGGCGGTGAACACCTGCTCGACCCGGTCGTCCACCTCCTTGACCACCAGCAGCAGATCGCGGCGGGTCTTCTTGAGGTCCTCCAGCTGCGAGGTGAGGAAGGCGTGCCGCTCCTCCAGCGCCGCGAACTCCTCCAGCGCCAGCGGGTTGACCTTGCCGAGCTGGGCCATCTGCCGATCGGCCGCCTTGGCCCGCTTCTGCTGCTCCTCCCGGACGTAGGGCACCGGGTCGCCGTCCCCCGTGGGGACCGGTTCGTCCGGGCCGTACTCGGCGATGAGCGTGCCGGACTCGACGCCGAACTCCTCCACCGCCCGCGCCTCCAGCTGCTCCAGGCGCATCCGCTGCTCGGTCCTGGCCACCTCGCTGCCGTGCGCCCGGTTGACCAGCTTGTCCAGCTCGCCGGAGAGCTCGCGGACCCGGAGCCGGACGGACTTGAGCGAGGCGTCGATCTGCCCGCGCGCCTGCTCGGCCTCGTCGCGCTCGGCCGCGGCGCCCGCCAGTGAGGCCTCCAGCGCCCGCAGCGTCAGCTCGGTCCCCCGGACCACCGCCTGGGCGACCTGCGCCTGCCTGCGCCGCCGCTCGCGCCGGTCGGCGGCCCTGGCGCGCTCCTCGCGCTCCCGCTCGGCCGCGCGCACCAGGCCGTCGGCCTTGCCCTCCAGGCCCCTGACCCGCTCCTCGGCCGTCCGTACGGCGAGGCGGGCCTCCATCTCGGCCTGCCTGGCCACCGAGCAGACCTCGGCGAGCTCGTCGCGGATCTCGGTGGTGGGCTCGGACTCCAGCCCCTCGCCCTCCTCCGCGGCGGCGAGCCGTTCCTCAAGCTCGGTCAGCCCGGCCGCGTCCCGGTCGCGCGCCTCCCGCGCCGCCCGCACGCCCCCGGCCAGCCGCTCGCACTCCTCCCGGGCGGCCTCGGCCGCGGCTCCGAGCTGGGCGAGCCTCCGGGCCGCCGCGGCGACCCGCTGGTCGGCGTCGCGCTGCCGGGTCCGGACCTGGTCCAGCGCGGCCTGCGCCGCGTTGACGCCCGCCTGCGCGGTCTGCACACCCGTCTGCGCCTCGGTCACCCGCGCCTGGGCGGCCTCGACCGCGGACTGCGCCTCCCCCTCGGCCTCGGCGGCCTCCTCCATCGCCGTCGCGGCCTGTTCGGCGGCCACCCCGGCCGTGGCCAGGTCGGCGGCCGCCTCGTCCAGGGCGGCACGCATCTGGAGAGCCGAGGTGCCGCCGGCCGAACCTCCCCGGGCGGCGTAGGCGCCCAGAAGGTCACCGGAACGGGTGACGGCCCGCAGCTCCGGCCGCTGGTCGACCGCCTTCCTGGCGGTCGTCAGGTCGTCGACGACCAGCACGCCGGCCAGCAGGTGCGCGGCGGCGGCCCGCAGCTCCGCGGGGACGGTGACCAGGTCGATCGCCCATTCGGCACCGGCCACCGGCACAGCGGCCGCCGGGGTCTCCGCCCCGCCGGCGGCGATGACCAGGGCGGCCTGGCCGCCGCCCTCGCTCCTGAGGAAGTCGATGGCGTCCGCCGCGCTCTGCAGGGACTCCACGGCGACGGCCTCGGCGGCCGCGCCCAGGACGGTGGCGACGGCCACCTCGGCGCCCGGCCGGACGGTCAGCATGGTGGCCACCGGGCCGAGCACCCCGGCCAGGTCGGCGGCGAGCAGCGCCGCGCCGCCGTCCGCGCCCCTGGCCAGGCTCAGCTCCAGCGCCTCGAACCTGGCCCCCAGCGCGGCGACCTGGCGCTGCGCCTCCTGGTCGGCCTTGCGCGCCGCACCGAGGGCCGCCTTGGCCGCGCCGAGGCCCGCGTTCGGGCCCGCGACGGCCGCCTTGGCCTCCTCCACCACGGCCCTGGCCGCCTCGACGGCCTGCCTGGCCTGGTCGACGACCTCCAGGGCGATCTCCAGCTCCTCGGCGAGGGCGGGATCGGCGGCCGGGTCGGCCTGCTCCTGGCTGTCGTGCTCGGCCTGGGCGCGCTCGGCGCGCTGCTCGGCCTCCTCCAGGGAGCGCGCCAGCCTGCCGATCTCCTCCTCGGCCGCTCCGGCCCGGCTGCGCACGGCGCCGACCTGGCCCCGGAGCCTGGCCAGCCCCTCACGCCTGTCGGCGGCGGCCCTGGCCTGGGCGGCCAGCCGCCGCTCCTCGGCCGCGAGGGCGTTCTCGGTCTCGGTGCGCTGGGCCACGGCCCTGGCGAGCGACTCCTGCTCGTCGGCGAGCAGCTCGGCGAGGACCCGCTCCTGCTCCCGGACCTCCTCGGCCTCGCGCTCGAAGTCCTCCGGGTCGCGCCCACGCCGCTCCACGGCGGGGTCGGTGGCGTTGCGGTGCCGCTCGGCGGCCAGCCCGGCCAGGCCCCTGAGCCGCTCGCGGAGCGAGGAGAGCCGGAAGTAGGTCTCCTGAGCGGTGGCCAGGCGCGGCTGGGCCTCGGCCTCCGCGGCCTCCAGCTCGGCCTCCGCGACCTGCCCCTGCTCCAGCTCGGTCTCCACCACCGTACGGCGGGCCAGGACGGCGGCCTCGTCGGCGGTCTCCCGTTCCAGGGTGGTCCGCAGGGTGAGCACGTCGTCGGCGAGCAGGCGGAGCCGGGCGTCGCGGAGGTCGGCCTGGATGACGGCGGCCTTGCGGGCGATCTCGGCCTGGCGGCCCAGCGGCTTGAGCTGGCGGCGCAGCTCGGTGGCGAGGTCCTGGACGCGGGTCAGGTTGGCCTGCATCGCGTCGAGCTTCCGCAGCGCCTTCTCCTTGCGCTTGCGGTGCTTCAGGACGCCGGCGGCCTCCTCGATGAACGCCCGGCGGTCCTCGGGCCCGGCGTGCAGCACCTGGTCGAGCTGGCCCTGCCCGACGATGACGTGCATCTCGCGGCCGATGCCGGAGTCGGACAGCAGCTCCTGGATGTCGAGCAGCCGGCAGGTGTCGCCGTTGATGGCGTATTCGCTCTGCCCCGCCCGGAACATCAGGCGGCTGATCGTGACCTCGGTGTAGTCGATCGGCAGCGCGCCGTCGCTGTTGTCGATGGTGAGCGTGACTTCGGCACGGCCCAGCGGGGCCCGCGAGGAGGTCCCGGCGAAGATGACGTCCTCCATCTTGCCGCCGCGCAGCGACTTCGCGCTGTGCTCGCCCATGACCCACGCCAGTGCGTCGACGACGTTGGACTTGCCCGACCCGTTGGGACCGACGACCGCGGTGATGCCCGGCTCGAAGCGGAGGGTGGTGGCCGAGGCGAAGGATTTGAAACCGCGCAGGGTGAGAGTCTTCAGATACACGCAGAAACCCCCACTCCCCGGTGCGCCCCATGGACCGTGGCGCCGCGCGTCACGGCTCGGGTGCCGGCGACCGGTGTCTTCCCTCGTCGCCCAGTCGGCCCGCCCCGCGTGGGAAGACTACCGTTCTTCACTCACGCTCGCCCGCACACCGCGGGCATCAGCCGTGGGGAGTGCGCGAGTGCGGCCCGGGCATCCGGCGGATCGGGTTGCCGGGCCGGTGGACACCCCGGTCTGGCCGGGCTGCGGCGAACGGGACATCCGGGCTCCGCGGACGGAGACGATACTGAAAGGCCTGAAGGCGCCGGGTGACCCGGCCGAGGGGGGCGTCTCCGGCGGATGCCTGAACACGGCCTGCCGCCGCCGGGTGACACCGGAGCAGCCGGCCTTCTTCTCGCGCCACCTGTTGACGCCGTCCGCGACGGCTGTCCGTAACGCCGGATATGACAAGGGACGCCCCGAAGAGGCGTCCCTGGACGGTGTGTTCGTCCCGGCCCCTAGGTGAGGGCCGGCTCACGATCCTGCAGGCGGGTGAACGCCTCATCACGGGTGCTGGCCGCGAGTTCGTCGTTCTGGGCCTGGAGCCGGGTGAGCTCTGCCTCGAGATCACGGATACGCTGCTGGAGACGGCGCATTTCCGAGACCATTCGAGGGTCAGGACCGCCGACGTGGCCGAGTAGAGCCTTCGCCATGGTTAAGGGTCCTCCACGCTGAGTGACCAGACTGGTTCGCGCACTTCTTGCCGCGGGAGGGGTGCGCGTGGTTCTTATCAAGAGTCGCACTGGTGAGGGAGACGGTCAAGTTGAACGCTCCGCTCGGATGCACCTGTGGGCACTCCCAACGGTAAAATATACCTCATTTTAGGGGGTTAAAGGAACGGCTAACGCTCCACAAAACCAGCCGATCCCCCCTTGGCCTCGCTCCAGCGCTCCACGACCCCGTCGACACGGCCCGGCGCGTCACCGCCGCGGAGCAGTTCCAGCAGGCTGGCGCAGGCCTCCCGCGAGCCCTCCGCCACGATCTCCACCCGCCCGTCGGGAGTGTTCCTCGCCCAGCCCACCAGGCCGAGCTCCAGCGCCCGCGCCCGTGTCCACCAGCGGAAACCCACGCCCTGCACGCGACCTCTGGCCCAGGCGGTCAACCGGACCGCCGTCATGCCCCGGCCCTTCTCGGGCGGGGCTGGCAGCGGGGGCAGCTGTAGGAGGAACGGTTCATGAACGACTCCCTGATGATCGGGGCGCCGCACCTCGGACAGGGTTCGTCCCGCCTGCCGTACACGGCGAGCGACCGGTCGAAGTAACCGCTCTCGCCGTTGACATTCACGTAGAGACTGTCGAAGGATGTGCCGCCCTCGGACAGCGCCGCGGCCATCACCTCGCGGGCGGCGCCCAGCAGCTCGGCGATCTTCGGGCGGGTCAGCGCCCCCGTGGGCCGGGCCCCGTGCAGCCGGGCCCGCCAGAGCGCCTCGTCGGCGTAGATGTTGCCGACGCCGCTGATCAGCGACTGGTCCAGGAGCGCCCGCTTGACCTCGGTCTGCCTGGCACGCAGGCGGCGGCCGAACAGGTCCTCGTCGAAGTGCTCCTCGAACGGGTCTGCCGCGATGTGCGTGATCGGCTCCGGCACGGGCCGGCCGCCTGAGTGGGCCATCGCGGTCACCAGCACGTGGCCGAAGGTCCGCTGGTCGACGAAGCGCAGGTCAGGGCCGCCGTCGGTGAAGCCGATCCGGACGCGGAGATGCCTCTCCGGGGCCGAGCCGGGCTCCACCACCAGCAGCTGCCCGCTCATCCCCAGATGCGCCAGGATCGCGTCGGAGCCGTCGAGGGGCAGCCAGAGGTATTTGCCCCGCCGCTCGGCGGAGCCGATCGTGCGGCCCTTCAGGCGGGAGGAGAACTCCTCCGCGCCGGGGACGTGCCGCCGGATCGCCCGCGGGTGCAGCACCTCGGCGTGGGCGATGACCCGCCCGGACACCCAGCGCTCCAGGCCACGCCGTACGACCTCGACCTCGGGCAACTCGGGCATGGGCCCCTCCTCGAACGGGTCAGCTGGCTTCGCGCTTGTCCCGGTCCTGGCGGATCCGGTTCCAGGCCGCCTCGGCGGCCTGCTGCTCGGCCTCTTTCTTCGAACGGCCGGACCCGGAGCCGTACTCCTCACCGCCGAGAAGGACGACGGCGGTGAAGGACTTGGCGTGGTCGGGTCCGCTCTCCTCGACGTGGTATTCGGGCACGCCGAGCGCCTCGGACGCGGTGAGCTCCTGGAGCGAGGTCTTCCAGTCGAGCCCGGCGCCCAGCGAGGCCGAACGGGTGATGAGGGGGTCGAAGAGCAGGTGGACGACCCGGAAC comes from Streptosporangium roseum DSM 43021 and encodes:
- a CDS encoding PLP-dependent cysteine synthase family protein; amino-acid sequence: MEYVDRHDPETRSWVAEAIRRVEADAHRSCDTHLHVFPLPPRWGVNLYLKDESVHPTGSLKHRLARSLFLYGLANGWIGPSTTVVEASSGSTAVSEAYFARLIGLPFIAVMPASTSPEKIALIEFYGGKCHLVNDPGTIYEESHRLAVETGGHFMDQFTYAERATDWRGNNNIAESIFSQMEMEPHPEPTWIVVGAGTGGTSSTIGRYIRYRRYSTRLAVVDPEGSAFYSSWCSGDAAATAPGSRIEGIGRPRVEPSFMPTVIDRMIQVPDARSIAAMRWVREVTGRDVGGSTGTNVAAAVQILREMRQAGEQGSVVTLICDGGERYRGTYDDDSWLAERGLDIAPHLEELRSFLAQP
- a CDS encoding ABC transporter substrate-binding protein, yielding MRALRALTVGVAGAVLSLGLAACGASTSSTTAGSGGTTPAPAASDAAAFPRTVKHAMGEAQIPAQPKRVVALDQSFVDAVLTLETDVVGFTTYRAIDDKLPDYLTPVLGHAKEAKPVGTLEQPSLEQIIALKPDLIVSAKVRHEALYDKLSKIAPTVFSETTGAIWKENLRLMGQALGKEELAEQKIKAYQDRAAAIGESIKAKEGKMPTVTVARFAGEPTVRLYVENSYSGLVLKDVGFPRPEGQPTTTETIMVEVSQENISQLDADHIFVAAYADPAVEPIKKKFEANPLWGKLKGAKHDVADITWMSAVGIQGAHAILDDLAATFEVDPAKAA
- a CDS encoding FecCD family ABC transporter permease, which codes for MSTVAAATRPPSRGRARAVHRHRLLVLAGLFGALAITALLSVMIGAKPVPPADVWHALTGPTGSENDIIIRSLRIPRTAVGVLAGIALGVAGALMQGHTRNPLADPGLLGVTQGAAFAMVLSIMVLGVTSLYGYIWFGLAGALIASVGVFALGMAGGRGAPTPVTLALAGTAVSAFLYALTSALVLMDEQAMDVFRFWQAGSIAGRGDDVVWQVLPFIAVGLVLALVNAPGLNALSLGEDVARALGQNVTLTRTVGVAAITLLSGASVAACGSLAFLGLMVPHLARPLSGPDHRWLLPYSGLIGAAALLAADVIGRVVARPGELEVGVVLALLGAPFFVFLVRRRKPVRL
- a CDS encoding FecCD family ABC transporter permease, whose amino-acid sequence is MTSSPVRLPHEPPVRPANGRSLRLGSASWLLRLRSATVALVLLAAAVLLMALGMRIGDIPMSVPEVFQAIIGDGSNHFVVMELRLPRALTGVLVGAALALAGAITQAIARNPLASPDVLGVTTGSSVTVVAIIVAAGSTAGGASGALAEVGIPLMALAGGLAGALIVYLLAWRKGLDGYRLVLVGIGVSAVFTNVKYWLLTVGDVTDSGRAMVWISGSLNGRGWEHVVPVAIALAVLIPLTLAGTRSLGALRFGDDTVTGLGVRMNLARGLMILAAVLLAAVATSAAGPIAFVALAAPQIALRLAGVGQPPLVVSALAGAVLTAAADLVARTLFSPVELPVGVVTAVLGAPYLIYLLIRVRREARS
- a CDS encoding ABC transporter ATP-binding protein; the protein is MRLQAVDVRLGYGDRVIVDGLDLGIEAGTVTTIIGPNGCGKSTLLRALGRLLRPSGGEVLLDGKRIDRMPTKEVAKVLGVLPQAPTAPEGLTVADLVARGRHPHQTWYRQWSSDDEAAVSEALAMTGLLELGERPLDELSGGQRQRAWISMALAQGTDLLLLDEPTTFLDLAHQVEVLELVRRLHGELGRTVVMVLHDLNLAARYADRLVAMRGGKVIAAGPPHEVLTEPLLAEVFDLDAKVIEDPVAGTPLVVPVGVRH
- the ftsY gene encoding signal recognition particle-docking protein FtsY; the encoded protein is MEAYLGIIAIVVVVALLAAGGVFLLFRPGGKTAPPPVEPPEVLPIPKEGEQAPPRGATDDDAATTTLPPPPVKPAEPVVVAPVIEVPPPSAGRMVRLRARLARSQSTLGKGLLDLLSRDRLDDDTWDEIEETLITADVGVAPTRAMVEELRTRVKVLGSRSPEEVRGLLKEELLTQLGVDLDRTLHVKPHGERPAVVLVVGVNGTGKTTTTGKLARSLIGDGNKVVLGAADTFRAAAADQLQTWGDRVGAEVVRGPEGGDPASIAFDAVAKGIEDKVDVVIVDTAGRLHTKTGLMDELGKVKRVIEKKATVDEVLLVLDATTGQNGMRQARVFAEVVDVTGIALTKLDGTAKGGIIISVQRELGVPVKLVGLGEGPDDLAPFDAEVFVDTLLGD